The Burkholderia ambifaria AMMD genome includes a region encoding these proteins:
- a CDS encoding HlyD family type I secretion periplasmic adaptor subunit, with the protein MSLLVEPDGAGAPTTQRIAALNALRARIGAALKPRADDTAFMRERCAAAMEGPRYFTHWILWATLAFIVIALLWAAFAEVDEVTVGEGKVIPSSRVQVVQNLEGGIVSEIMVRVGQVVQKGQPLMRIDDTRFTSSYKEGQAKDAALLARIARLSAEANGAAFVVPAALARANPGLLDEERSLFESRQRELQANLDVLRQQAEQHRQELAEKRSREGQLQHSYALVAKELALTSPLVEKGAVSDVEVLRLERQATDMKGDLDATRLAMPRLEAAYREARQKIDETTAHFRADAMKELNLARADQSALSAANVALEDRVTRTLVRAPLKGMIKQIKINTVGGVIQPGMDLLEIVPLDDTLLIEARVRPADIAFLHPGQDATVKLSAYDFSIYGGFPAVVEDISADTIVPDRPGEKPDSYYRVLVRTRQSKPSGRSQPVAIVPGMIATVDIRTGRRTVLHYLLKPVIKTKEMALRER; encoded by the coding sequence ATGTCGCTGCTGGTTGAACCCGACGGCGCCGGCGCGCCGACGACGCAACGCATCGCCGCGCTCAACGCGCTGCGCGCGCGCATCGGCGCCGCGCTGAAGCCGCGCGCCGACGATACCGCGTTCATGCGCGAACGCTGCGCGGCCGCGATGGAGGGGCCGCGCTACTTCACTCACTGGATCCTGTGGGCGACGCTCGCGTTCATCGTCATCGCGCTCCTCTGGGCCGCATTCGCCGAAGTCGACGAAGTCACTGTCGGGGAAGGCAAGGTGATTCCGTCCAGCCGTGTGCAGGTGGTGCAGAACCTGGAGGGCGGGATCGTCTCCGAGATCATGGTGCGTGTCGGCCAGGTCGTCCAGAAAGGCCAGCCGCTGATGCGCATCGACGATACGCGGTTCACGTCGTCGTACAAGGAAGGACAGGCGAAGGATGCCGCGCTCCTCGCCCGCATCGCGCGGCTGAGCGCCGAAGCGAACGGCGCCGCGTTCGTCGTGCCGGCCGCCCTGGCGCGCGCGAATCCGGGCCTGCTGGATGAGGAACGCTCGCTGTTCGAGTCGCGTCAGCGCGAATTGCAGGCCAATCTCGACGTGCTCAGGCAACAGGCCGAACAGCACCGGCAGGAGCTCGCGGAAAAGCGCTCGCGCGAGGGGCAGTTGCAACACAGCTACGCGCTCGTCGCGAAGGAGCTGGCGTTGACGAGCCCGCTCGTCGAAAAAGGCGCGGTATCGGACGTCGAGGTGCTGCGGCTCGAGCGGCAGGCGACCGACATGAAGGGCGACCTCGATGCGACGCGGCTCGCGATGCCGCGGCTGGAAGCCGCCTATCGCGAGGCGCGCCAGAAAATCGACGAAACGACCGCGCATTTTCGCGCCGACGCGATGAAGGAACTGAATCTCGCGCGCGCCGATCAGTCGGCGCTGAGTGCGGCCAACGTCGCGCTCGAGGATCGCGTCACGCGCACGCTCGTGCGTGCGCCGCTGAAAGGGATGATCAAGCAGATCAAGATCAACACCGTGGGCGGCGTGATCCAGCCGGGGATGGACCTGCTGGAAATCGTGCCGCTCGACGACACGCTGTTGATCGAAGCGCGCGTGCGGCCGGCGGACATCGCGTTCCTGCATCCGGGGCAGGACGCGACGGTCAAGCTGTCCGCGTACGACTTCTCGATCTATGGCGGCTTTCCCGCCGTCGTCGAGGACATCAGCGCCGACACGATCGTGCCGGACCGTCCCGGCGAGAAACCGGACAGCTATTACCGCGTACTGGTGCGCACCCGGCAAAGCAAGCCGAGCGGCCGGAGCCAGCCGGTCGCGATCGTGCCGGGCATGATCGCGACCGTCGACATCCGCACCGGGCGCCGAACCGTATTGCATTACCTGCTCAAGCCCGTCATCAAGACCAAGGAAATGGCGTTGCGCGAGCGCTGA
- a CDS encoding type I secretion system permease/ATPase — MQAAATQAAAGEPCAAHGWNLPHGSGIEDDPLLGCLLVLTRLFDRPVGVDTLVAGLPLAGRRLTPALFVRAAARAGLSAKLARRALPDIPDAVLPAVLLLNDGQACVLVRRNACGTLQVILPETGIGEEAVDAAELAQRHAGHVLFARPAHRFDARDTESVVPRPRHWFWGVVAQSWPIYAEVMLASTLVNLFALAMPLFTMNVYDRVVPNRALETLWALAAGIVLVIVFDVVMRTLRGYFIDVAGKKIDVILSANLYEKVLGIRMAARPPSVGGFASQIQEFEAVREFLTSATAAALIDLPFSIVFVVAMFWVGGGLGWLPLLALPLVIGAGVAVQGPLARAVQASQRHASQRQALLIETLVGLETIKVNGAEGPMQARWEQMLGEIARLGLKSRLLSGCAVNFAMFAQQAAYLAVVLCGVYMIGDDRLTTGGLIACTIFTGRALAPMGQVASLLTRYHQSRSALASIDGVMNLPGERPAEQRFVHRPALAGEIEFRDVSFAYPGQSGVSLEGVSFRVAAGERVGIIGRVGSGKTTIEKLVLGLYPPSSGNVLIDGVELRQYDPAALRRGIGHVPQDVMLFNGTVRDNIVLGAPGADDDAVLRAAQVSGVADFVNRVPNGFDLAVGERGEALSGGQRQAIAIARAMLLSPPVLLLDEPSSAMDNRSEELFKARLSAQLAGRTLLLVTHRPSLLTLVDRLIVMDQGRVVADGPKDQVLAALAGRKLHVAAG; from the coding sequence ATGCAGGCCGCCGCCACACAAGCCGCGGCCGGGGAGCCGTGCGCCGCGCACGGCTGGAATCTGCCGCACGGATCGGGTATCGAAGACGATCCGTTGCTCGGTTGCCTGCTCGTGCTGACGCGGCTGTTCGACCGGCCGGTGGGCGTCGACACGCTCGTGGCTGGCCTGCCGCTCGCCGGCCGGCGCCTCACGCCCGCCCTGTTCGTGCGGGCCGCGGCGCGCGCCGGCCTGTCGGCCAAACTGGCCCGGCGCGCGTTGCCCGACATCCCGGATGCGGTCCTGCCCGCGGTGTTGCTGCTCAACGACGGCCAGGCCTGCGTGCTGGTTCGCCGCAACGCGTGCGGCACCCTGCAGGTGATCCTTCCTGAAACCGGCATCGGCGAGGAAGCCGTCGACGCGGCCGAACTCGCGCAACGCCATGCCGGCCACGTGCTGTTCGCGCGCCCGGCCCACCGATTCGATGCACGCGACACGGAAAGCGTCGTGCCGCGCCCGCGCCACTGGTTCTGGGGCGTGGTCGCGCAATCGTGGCCGATCTATGCGGAAGTGATGCTCGCGTCGACGCTGGTCAATCTTTTCGCGCTGGCGATGCCGCTGTTCACGATGAACGTCTACGACCGCGTCGTGCCGAACCGCGCGCTCGAGACGCTGTGGGCACTGGCGGCCGGCATCGTGCTCGTGATCGTGTTCGACGTCGTGATGCGCACGTTGCGCGGCTATTTCATCGACGTCGCCGGCAAGAAGATCGATGTGATCCTGTCGGCAAACCTGTACGAGAAAGTACTCGGCATCCGGATGGCGGCGCGGCCGCCGTCCGTCGGCGGATTCGCTTCGCAGATCCAGGAATTCGAAGCCGTGCGCGAATTCCTCACGTCGGCGACCGCGGCGGCGCTGATCGACCTGCCGTTTTCGATCGTGTTCGTCGTGGCGATGTTCTGGGTCGGCGGCGGGCTCGGCTGGCTGCCGCTGCTGGCCTTGCCGCTCGTGATCGGCGCGGGCGTGGCCGTGCAGGGGCCGCTCGCGCGCGCCGTGCAAGCCAGTCAGCGCCACGCGAGCCAGCGTCAGGCCCTGCTGATCGAAACGCTGGTCGGCCTCGAGACGATCAAGGTCAACGGCGCGGAAGGACCGATGCAGGCGCGCTGGGAGCAGATGCTCGGCGAGATCGCACGGCTCGGGCTCAAGTCGCGCCTGCTGTCGGGTTGCGCGGTCAATTTCGCGATGTTCGCGCAGCAGGCGGCCTATCTCGCGGTGGTCCTGTGCGGCGTGTACATGATCGGCGACGACCGCCTCACGACCGGCGGACTGATCGCCTGCACGATCTTCACCGGCCGCGCGCTCGCGCCGATGGGCCAGGTCGCGTCACTGCTGACCCGCTACCACCAGTCGCGCAGCGCGCTCGCGTCGATCGACGGCGTGATGAACCTGCCCGGCGAGCGTCCGGCCGAGCAGCGCTTCGTCCATCGGCCGGCACTCGCCGGCGAGATCGAATTCCGCGACGTCAGCTTCGCGTACCCCGGCCAGAGCGGCGTGTCGCTCGAAGGCGTGTCGTTCCGCGTCGCCGCGGGCGAGCGTGTCGGCATCATCGGGCGCGTCGGCTCGGGCAAGACCACGATCGAAAAACTCGTCCTCGGTCTCTACCCGCCTTCGTCCGGCAACGTCCTGATCGACGGCGTCGAACTGCGTCAGTACGATCCTGCCGCGCTGCGGCGCGGGATCGGTCACGTGCCGCAGGACGTGATGCTGTTCAACGGCACCGTGCGCGACAACATCGTGCTGGGCGCGCCGGGCGCGGACGACGACGCCGTGTTGCGCGCCGCGCAGGTGTCCGGCGTCGCGGACTTCGTCAACCGGGTGCCGAACGGCTTCGACCTCGCGGTTGGCGAACGCGGCGAAGCGTTGTCCGGCGGGCAGCGCCAGGCCATCGCCATCGCCCGTGCGATGCTGCTGTCGCCGCCGGTGCTGTTGCTCGACGAGCCGAGCAGCGCGATGGACAACCGCTCCGAAGAGCTGTTCAAGGCGCGTCTGTCGGCCCAGCTCGCCGGCCGCACGCTGCTGCTGGTCACGCACCGTCCGTCGCTGCTCACGCTCGTCGACCGCCTGATCGTGATGGATCAGGGCCGCGTCGTCGCTGACGGCCCGAAGGACCAGGTCCTCGCGGCTCTTGCAGGGAGAAAGCTCCATGTCGCTGCTGGTTGA
- a CDS encoding 2-hydroxyacid dehydrogenase — MPDNNSPRLLVARRVPAAVAARAEAEFHAYVTDADMDAPSVVEFCNRYATPAVLIGKKSGLQAEHIAALPPSVKIIANASAGYDHLDVAAARERGIVVSNAPDALTDCTADFTMLLMLAACRRASEYERIVRAGWGKSFGMTDMLGTRVNGKTLGIVGFGRIGRAVAQRARGFGMKIVYTDRQPAPPEVEAGARYCADLDTLLPQCDIVTLHVPGGGTPLMTRRAFGLMRDGAVFVNAARGSLVDEDALYDALTSRRLFGAGLDVYRNEPDIDPRFAALDNVFLSPHMASATIETRDQMGFTALDNVAAVLDGRAAPNAV, encoded by the coding sequence ATGCCTGACAACAATTCCCCCCGCCTGCTGGTAGCGCGACGGGTCCCCGCCGCCGTGGCCGCACGCGCCGAAGCCGAATTCCATGCGTACGTGACGGACGCCGACATGGATGCGCCGTCCGTCGTCGAGTTCTGCAATCGCTACGCGACGCCGGCGGTGCTGATAGGCAAGAAATCGGGGCTGCAGGCCGAGCACATCGCGGCATTGCCGCCGAGCGTGAAGATCATCGCGAACGCGAGCGCCGGCTACGACCACCTGGATGTGGCCGCCGCGCGCGAGCGCGGGATCGTGGTCAGCAATGCGCCCGACGCGCTGACCGACTGCACGGCCGATTTCACGATGCTGCTGATGCTGGCCGCGTGCCGGCGTGCATCGGAGTACGAGCGCATCGTGCGCGCGGGGTGGGGCAAGTCGTTCGGCATGACCGACATGCTCGGCACGCGCGTGAACGGCAAGACGCTCGGGATCGTCGGCTTCGGCCGGATCGGCCGCGCGGTCGCGCAGCGCGCACGCGGCTTCGGGATGAAGATCGTCTATACCGACAGGCAGCCGGCGCCGCCCGAGGTCGAGGCGGGCGCCCGCTATTGCGCGGATCTCGACACGCTGCTGCCGCAGTGCGACATCGTCACGCTGCACGTGCCGGGCGGCGGCACGCCGTTGATGACGCGCCGCGCGTTCGGCCTGATGCGCGACGGTGCGGTGTTCGTCAACGCGGCGCGCGGGAGTCTCGTCGATGAGGATGCGCTTTACGACGCGTTGACGTCGCGTCGGTTGTTCGGCGCGGGGCTGGACGTCTATCGGAACGAGCCCGATATCGATCCGCGTTTCGCCGCGCTCGATAACGTGTTTCTGTCGCCGCACATGGCCAGCGCGACGATCGAGACGCGTGACCAGATGGGTTTTACCGCGCTCGATAACGTCGCCGCGGTGCTTGACGGAAGGGCGGCGCCGAACGCGGTTTGA
- a CDS encoding SDR family oxidoreductase encodes MQARKKIAAVTGAGTGIGHAAAVALARAGFGVALLGRRIEPLLATKELIEQAGGIAAAIPTDVADEASVDASFARIEREFGHLDVLFNNAGRNAGAVPLDDYSLEFWNDVVATNVTGVFLCARAAWRQMKRQTPQGGRIINNGSISAHSPRPNTIAYTATKHAVLGITRSLALDGRPFNIACGQIDIGNAATSLTERMNSGVLQADGRVAPEPRVDVAHVADAIVQMASLPLEANILNMTIMASAMPYVGRG; translated from the coding sequence ATGCAGGCACGGAAAAAAATCGCGGCAGTGACGGGCGCCGGCACGGGAATCGGCCACGCAGCGGCCGTCGCGCTGGCGCGAGCCGGATTCGGCGTGGCGTTGCTCGGCAGGCGCATCGAGCCGCTGCTCGCGACGAAGGAGCTCATCGAGCAGGCGGGCGGGATTGCCGCGGCGATTCCGACCGACGTCGCCGACGAGGCGTCGGTCGACGCAAGCTTCGCGCGGATCGAACGCGAGTTCGGACACCTCGACGTGCTGTTCAACAACGCCGGCCGCAATGCCGGCGCCGTGCCGCTCGACGACTACTCGCTCGAATTCTGGAACGACGTGGTCGCGACCAACGTGACGGGCGTCTTCCTGTGCGCGCGCGCCGCGTGGCGCCAGATGAAGCGCCAGACTCCGCAAGGCGGCCGCATCATCAACAACGGTTCGATCTCGGCGCACTCGCCGCGCCCGAACACGATCGCGTACACGGCCACCAAGCATGCCGTCCTCGGCATCACCCGCTCGCTCGCGCTCGATGGCCGGCCGTTCAACATCGCGTGCGGCCAGATCGACATCGGCAACGCCGCCACGTCGCTGACCGAGCGCATGAACAGCGGCGTGCTGCAGGCCGACGGTCGCGTCGCACCGGAGCCGCGCGTCGACGTCGCGCACGTCGCGGACGCCATCGTGCAGATGGCGAGCCTGCCGCTGGAAGCCAACATTCTGAACATGACGATCATGGCAAGCGCGATGCCCTACGTCGGGCGCGGCTGA
- a CDS encoding MFS transporter: MREFGSHADVARRSRVRYGVLSMLLVATILNYVDRSALGIVAPALSKDLALTRVQMGELFAVFGLAYSIALVPAGVLADMLGSRVAYALSLVGWSLATLTQGLAHGYHMLLGSRLAMGALEAPAFPSNARAVTMWFPVQERGFATSVYVMGQYIGTPLFAGLLLWISSAFGWRAVFFATGGFGILFSLVWYRLYRDPSRHRSVNAAELQYITEGRPVVTARERFDWRMALRLLGYRQILAICLGKFCNNTLLVFFTTWFMTYLVEERHMSMIKVGFFQAMPFIGATLGILIAGYLSDLCIRRGVSMSSSRKAPLVIGTFLGASIVLVNFVHSNALVIAILTVAFFAQGIGSMSWAAVSEIAPRRYVGLTSSITSLAANIAAVTTPLMIGYVTQHTGNFFWALNLMGAICLVGTLSYSVLLGKLSRIEL; this comes from the coding sequence ATGCGCGAGTTCGGCTCGCACGCGGACGTCGCCAGGAGATCGCGAGTGCGCTACGGCGTGCTGTCGATGCTGCTGGTGGCGACCATCCTCAACTACGTCGACCGCTCGGCGCTCGGCATCGTCGCACCGGCGCTGTCGAAGGATCTCGCCCTCACCCGCGTGCAGATGGGCGAGCTGTTCGCCGTGTTCGGCCTCGCCTATTCGATCGCGCTGGTGCCGGCGGGCGTGCTCGCCGACATGCTCGGCTCGCGCGTCGCCTATGCGCTGTCGCTGGTCGGCTGGTCGCTGGCGACGCTGACGCAGGGGCTCGCGCACGGCTATCACATGCTGCTCGGCTCGCGGCTGGCGATGGGCGCGCTGGAAGCGCCGGCCTTCCCGTCGAACGCCCGCGCGGTGACGATGTGGTTCCCGGTCCAGGAGCGCGGCTTCGCGACGAGCGTCTACGTGATGGGTCAGTACATCGGCACGCCGCTCTTCGCCGGGCTGCTGTTGTGGATCTCGTCGGCGTTCGGCTGGCGCGCGGTGTTCTTCGCGACGGGCGGCTTCGGCATCCTGTTCAGCCTCGTCTGGTACCGGCTTTATCGCGATCCGTCGCGGCATCGCAGCGTCAACGCGGCCGAGCTGCAGTACATCACCGAAGGGCGCCCTGTCGTGACCGCACGCGAGCGCTTCGACTGGCGCATGGCGCTGCGCCTGCTCGGCTACCGGCAGATCCTCGCGATCTGTCTCGGCAAGTTCTGCAACAACACGCTGCTGGTGTTCTTCACGACCTGGTTCATGACCTACCTGGTCGAGGAACGGCACATGTCGATGATCAAGGTCGGCTTCTTTCAGGCGATGCCGTTCATTGGTGCAACGTTGGGAATCCTGATCGCCGGCTACTTGTCCGATCTTTGCATCCGGCGCGGCGTGTCGATGTCGTCGTCGCGCAAGGCGCCGCTCGTGATCGGCACCTTCCTCGGCGCGTCGATCGTGCTGGTCAACTTCGTGCACTCGAACGCGCTGGTGATCGCGATCCTGACCGTCGCGTTCTTCGCGCAGGGGATCGGCTCGATGTCCTGGGCCGCCGTATCCGAGATCGCGCCGAGACGCTATGTCGGGCTCACCAGCAGCATCACGAGCCTCGCGGCCAATATCGCGGCGGTCACCACGCCGCTGATGATCGGCTACGTGACCCAGCACACCGGCAACTTCTTCTGGGCGCTGAACCTGATGGGCGCGATCTGCCTCGTCGGCACGCTGTCGTACTCCGTGCTGCTCGGCAAGCTGTCGCGCATCGAGCTGTGA
- a CDS encoding VOC family protein, which yields MIEFKWDHLQLCSADAEATAAWFARCLNAEIVRRPGRVDLRIGAINLFITALPDARPAAVPDGARAQGIDHFGVLVEDLDAAYAHLVEHGAKIVQPVTRIRAGVRGCFVRAPGEILVEVLERRPAEMTSG from the coding sequence ATGATCGAATTCAAATGGGATCACCTGCAACTCTGCTCGGCTGATGCCGAGGCCACCGCGGCGTGGTTCGCGCGCTGCCTGAACGCCGAGATCGTGCGACGCCCCGGCCGCGTCGACCTGCGGATCGGCGCCATCAACCTGTTCATCACGGCCCTGCCCGACGCACGACCGGCCGCCGTGCCCGACGGCGCACGTGCGCAAGGCATCGATCACTTCGGCGTGCTGGTCGAGGATCTCGACGCCGCGTACGCCCATCTGGTCGAGCACGGCGCCAAGATCGTCCAGCCGGTGACGCGGATCCGCGCCGGCGTGCGTGGCTGTTTCGTGCGCGCGCCGGGCGAGATCCTCGTCGAGGTGCTCGAGCGGCGCCCCGCCGAGATGACATCGGGCTGA
- a CDS encoding citrate/2-methylcitrate synthase translates to MHNWITLTEAARRLGVRAQTVYAYASRGSIAVMQDPDDPRKSLYRAEDVIALCRKKQVGRKRAALAAGTIFGAEPCIPSGITTFAKGRAWYRGRDSIQLSDTATLEDTAALLWQATTPVTFDAPAVALPAGERDRQCAFTLLATLAAHGHSTLGRLDSALHAEAGQLVAIVARAFGAHDDGALPWTHQRLAAGWGLDDRGADLLRRAMVLVADHEITSSAFAARITASTGASLAGCLLTGLATLSGPLHGDASGRVRAVFDDVQRLGAAHVVDHHLKSAIPIPGFGHHLYPDGDPRAAALLARLDPPAELARFIDKVTTLTGQRPTIDVALAMLSVQLRLPRDAAFGLFAIARSVGLLAHCIEQLRVGKVIRPRSRYTGPTLDERHLRPEAEDDGKLPKAGVIEKNRVFKIVD, encoded by the coding sequence ATGCACAACTGGATCACCCTGACGGAAGCCGCGCGGCGGCTCGGCGTGCGGGCGCAGACCGTCTACGCGTATGCGAGCCGCGGCAGCATCGCCGTGATGCAGGATCCCGACGATCCGCGCAAGAGCCTGTATCGCGCCGAGGACGTGATCGCGCTGTGTCGCAAGAAACAGGTCGGCCGCAAGCGCGCGGCGCTGGCGGCTGGCACGATCTTCGGCGCCGAGCCATGCATCCCGAGCGGCATCACCACCTTCGCCAAGGGCCGTGCGTGGTATCGCGGCCGCGACAGCATTCAACTGTCGGACACCGCCACGCTCGAGGACACGGCCGCGCTGCTCTGGCAAGCCACCACGCCCGTGACGTTCGACGCGCCCGCGGTTGCCTTGCCGGCCGGCGAGCGTGATCGCCAGTGCGCGTTCACGCTGCTTGCCACGTTGGCGGCGCATGGCCACTCGACGCTGGGCCGGCTCGACAGCGCGCTGCACGCCGAGGCCGGCCAACTCGTCGCGATCGTCGCGCGCGCGTTCGGCGCACACGACGATGGGGCCCTGCCGTGGACCCATCAGCGGCTCGCGGCGGGCTGGGGCCTGGACGATCGCGGCGCGGACCTGCTGCGTCGCGCGATGGTGCTCGTCGCCGATCACGAGATCACGAGTTCGGCGTTCGCCGCGCGCATCACCGCGTCGACCGGCGCGTCGCTCGCGGGCTGCCTGCTGACCGGGCTCGCGACGTTGTCGGGCCCGCTGCACGGCGACGCGTCGGGACGCGTGCGCGCGGTGTTCGACGACGTGCAACGGCTCGGCGCCGCGCACGTGGTCGATCATCACCTGAAGTCCGCGATCCCGATCCCCGGCTTCGGTCATCATCTGTACCCCGACGGCGACCCGCGCGCGGCCGCGTTGCTCGCGCGGCTCGATCCGCCGGCGGAACTCGCGCGCTTCATCGACAAAGTGACGACGCTCACCGGCCAGCGGCCGACCATCGATGTCGCGCTTGCGATGCTGTCGGTGCAGCTTCGGTTGCCGCGCGACGCGGCGTTCGGGCTGTTCGCGATCGCGCGCAGCGTCGGGCTGCTGGCCCACTGCATCGAACAGCTGCGCGTGGGCAAGGTGATCCGGCCGCGCAGCCGCTATACGGGGCCGACGCTCGATGAACGGCATCTGCGCCCCGAGGCAGAGGACGACGGCAAACTGCCGAAAGCCGGCGTGATCGAGAAGAACCGGGTGTTCAAGATCGTGGATTGA